Proteins encoded by one window of Streptomyces sp. ALI-76-A:
- a CDS encoding gluconokinase, with translation MRTPHVVVVMGVAGTGKTTIGPLLAARLGVPYAEGDDFHPPANIARMSAGTPLGDADRWPWLDAIGDWAHGRAGLGGVVSCSALKRSYRDRLRAAAPGVVFVHLAGDRALIEDRMARRRGHFMPTALLDSQFATLQPLGADEAGVVVDVTGSPEEITGRAARALDALPGAPAPEASPAKAPPSDAPLPDAPQ, from the coding sequence ATGCGTACCCCTCATGTCGTCGTGGTGATGGGCGTCGCCGGCACGGGCAAGACCACGATCGGTCCCCTGCTCGCCGCCCGGCTGGGCGTCCCGTATGCGGAGGGTGACGACTTCCACCCGCCGGCCAACATCGCCAGGATGTCGGCCGGCACCCCGCTCGGCGACGCGGACCGGTGGCCGTGGCTGGACGCCATCGGCGACTGGGCGCACGGGCGGGCCGGGCTCGGCGGAGTCGTCAGCTGTTCGGCGCTGAAGCGGTCGTACCGCGACCGGCTCAGGGCCGCGGCTCCGGGAGTGGTGTTCGTGCATCTCGCGGGTGACCGGGCGCTGATCGAGGACCGGATGGCGCGGCGGCGGGGTCACTTCATGCCGACGGCGCTGCTGGACTCGCAGTTCGCCACGCTCCAGCCGCTCGGCGCCGACGAGGCCGGGGTCGTCGTGGACGTCACCGGCAGCCCGGAGGAGATCACCGGGCGGGCGGCGCGGGCGCTGGACGCCCTTCCCGGCGCGCCCGCGCCGGAGGCGTCCCCCGCGAAGGCGCCCCCCTCCGACGCGCCGCTTCCCGACGCGCCCCAGTAA
- a CDS encoding gluconate:H+ symporter, which produces MTRLNVELLAADAPEPITSAGHAQLGIAVLAGIAVIVLLITRFKLHAFLSLTIGSLALGAFAGAPLDKTITSFTTGLGSTVAGVGVLIALGAILGKMLADSGGADQIVDTILAKASGRTMPWAMVLIASVIGLPLFFEVGVVLLIPVVLMVAKRGNFSLMRIGIPALAGLSVMHGLVPPHPGPLVAIDAVQANLGVTLALGVLVAIPTVIIAGPLFGRYAARWVDVPAPDRMVPQRASEELERTPGFGATLATILLPVVLMLSKALVDIVVDDPTHSVQRAFDVIGSPLIALLAAVLVGIFTLLRPAGFARERVSQLVEKGLAPIAGILLIVGAGGGFKQTLIDSGVGQMILDISEDWSIPALLLAWLIAVAIRLATGSATVATISAAGLVAPLAADMSTTHTALLVLAIGAGSLFFSHVNDAGFWLVKEYFGLTVGQTIKTWSVMETIISVVAGGVVLLLSLII; this is translated from the coding sequence GTGACCAGACTCAACGTCGAGCTGCTGGCAGCGGACGCACCGGAGCCGATCACCTCGGCCGGCCACGCTCAGCTGGGTATAGCCGTTCTGGCGGGCATCGCCGTCATCGTCCTGCTCATCACCAGGTTCAAACTCCACGCGTTCCTGTCACTGACCATCGGGTCACTGGCGCTCGGCGCGTTCGCCGGGGCGCCGCTCGACAAGACGATCACCAGCTTCACCACCGGGCTCGGCTCCACCGTCGCCGGCGTGGGCGTGCTGATCGCCCTGGGCGCGATCCTCGGCAAGATGCTCGCCGACTCCGGGGGCGCCGACCAGATCGTCGACACGATCCTCGCGAAGGCCAGCGGCCGCACCATGCCGTGGGCGATGGTGCTGATCGCCTCGGTGATCGGTCTGCCGCTGTTCTTCGAGGTCGGCGTGGTGCTGCTGATCCCGGTCGTGCTGATGGTCGCCAAGCGGGGCAACTTCTCGCTGATGCGGATCGGCATCCCGGCGCTCGCGGGCCTGTCCGTGATGCACGGGCTGGTCCCGCCGCACCCCGGCCCGCTGGTCGCGATCGACGCGGTCCAGGCCAACCTGGGTGTCACACTGGCGCTCGGCGTGCTCGTCGCCATCCCGACGGTGATCATCGCCGGTCCGCTGTTCGGGCGGTACGCGGCCCGCTGGGTGGACGTGCCCGCGCCGGACCGGATGGTGCCGCAGCGCGCCTCCGAGGAGCTGGAGCGGACGCCGGGCTTCGGCGCGACGCTCGCCACGATCCTCCTGCCGGTCGTCCTGATGCTCTCCAAGGCGCTGGTCGACATCGTCGTCGACGACCCGACACACAGCGTGCAGCGCGCCTTCGACGTCATCGGCTCCCCGCTGATCGCCCTGCTCGCCGCCGTGCTGGTGGGCATCTTCACGCTCCTGCGGCCCGCCGGGTTCGCCAGGGAGCGGGTCTCGCAGCTCGTCGAGAAGGGTCTCGCGCCCATCGCCGGCATCCTGCTGATCGTCGGCGCGGGCGGCGGCTTCAAGCAGACGCTGATCGACTCCGGCGTCGGCCAGATGATCCTGGACATCTCCGAGGACTGGTCGATCCCGGCGCTGCTGCTGGCCTGGCTGATCGCGGTCGCGATCCGGCTGGCGACCGGCTCGGCGACGGTGGCGACGATCTCGGCGGCCGGCCTGGTCGCCCCGCTCGCGGCCGACATGTCGACCACGCACACGGCCCTGCTGGTCCTCGCCATCGGCGCCGGCTCGCTGTTCTTCAGCCATGTCAACGACGCCGGGTTCTGGCTGGTGAAGGAGTACTTCGGCCTGACCGTCGGCCAGACCATCAAGACCTGGTCCGTCATGGAGACGATCATCTCGGTGGTCGCCGGAGGCGTGGTCCTGCTCCTCTCGCTGATCATTTAG
- a CDS encoding FadR/GntR family transcriptional regulator encodes MSTSGRGLHGQVLESLGPAITAGEYPPGSVLRTDELAQRFDVSRSVMREAVRVLESMHLVESRRRVGVTVRPTNEWNVYDPQVIRWRLAGADRARQLRSLTVLRSAIEPVAAGLAAKLATAEQCAELTECALGMVAHSRGHQLEGYLLHDIAFHRVILNASGNEMFARLGDVVAEVLAGRTHHEVMFEDPDPAAVTLHVQVAEAVRAGDGTRAEELTREITVGALQELDILAP; translated from the coding sequence ATGAGCACATCGGGACGGGGGCTGCACGGCCAGGTACTGGAGAGCCTCGGTCCCGCCATCACCGCGGGTGAGTACCCGCCGGGCAGTGTCCTGCGCACCGACGAACTCGCCCAGCGTTTCGACGTCTCACGCTCGGTGATGCGCGAGGCGGTCCGCGTCCTGGAGTCCATGCACCTGGTCGAGTCCCGCCGCCGGGTGGGCGTGACGGTGCGTCCCACGAACGAGTGGAACGTCTACGACCCCCAGGTCATCCGCTGGCGCCTGGCCGGCGCCGACCGCGCCCGCCAGCTGCGCTCCCTCACCGTGCTGCGCTCGGCGATCGAACCGGTCGCCGCGGGCCTGGCCGCCAAGCTCGCCACCGCCGAACAGTGCGCCGAACTCACCGAGTGCGCCCTGGGCATGGTGGCCCACTCACGCGGCCACCAGCTGGAGGGCTACCTCCTCCACGACATCGCCTTCCACCGGGTGATCCTCAACGCCTCCGGCAACGAGATGTTCGCCCGTCTCGGTGACGTGGTCGCCGAGGTCCTCGCGGGCCGTACCCACCACGAGGTCATGTTCGAGGACCCCGACCCGGCCGCCGTCACCCTCCACGTCCAGGTCGCCGAGGCGGTCCGCGCGGGCGACGGGACCCGCGCCGAGGAACTGACCCGCGAGATAACGGTGGGCGCCCTCCAGGAGCTGGACATCCTGGCCCCGTGA
- a CDS encoding YchJ family metal-binding protein, whose amino-acid sequence MSRRSTRAARPAGAARPAGCPCGLPEPYDACCGRFHAGAAAPTAEALMRSRYSAFVQANAAYLLRTWHPRTRPDRLDLGPGTRWTGLEILAVRDGSAFHTTGTVTFRASFRGGSLHERSRFERVDGAWAYLDGEFPD is encoded by the coding sequence ATGTCCCGACGCAGCACTCGCGCCGCCCGGCCGGCCGGCGCCGCCCGCCCCGCCGGCTGTCCCTGCGGGCTCCCCGAGCCGTACGACGCGTGCTGCGGCCGCTTCCACGCGGGCGCCGCCGCGCCGACCGCCGAGGCGCTCATGCGGTCCCGCTACAGCGCCTTCGTGCAGGCGAACGCGGCCTATCTGCTGCGGACCTGGCATCCCCGGACGCGCCCGGACCGGCTCGACCTCGGTCCCGGGACGCGGTGGACGGGGCTGGAGATTCTCGCCGTGCGGGACGGGTCGGCGTTCCACACCACGGGGACGGTGACCTTCCGGGCCTCGTTCCGGGGCGGGTCGCTGCACGAGCGGAGCCGGTTCGAGCGGGTGGACGGGGCCTGGGCCTACCTGGACGGGGAGTTCCCCGACTGA